Proteins encoded together in one Quercus lobata isolate SW786 chromosome 3, ValleyOak3.0 Primary Assembly, whole genome shotgun sequence window:
- the LOC115982568 gene encoding uncharacterized protein LOC115982568, producing the protein MGETEMSKTNIDIHMNKENGKRRAFDSAFSTFFVQLPHKLHNCLKSRLQRLAKDIEGVNSVNPVLRKEKGSSTAWEVDLEKQMQAWTENPSWVDQSPEIKVSVPKGSLCNLNVKVNVGLPPDAVYNIVIDPDNKRVFKNIKEVISREVLVDEGSRQVVELEQAAIWRFLWWSGTISVHVLVDQNRVDHSMKFKQVKTGFMKKFEGCWKVDPVFIDEKICSPFKPKTWEQYCACTKGKGRVGSIVSLDQLIQPAIVPPPPISWYLRGITTKTSEMLINDMLAETARIRESLNPEKSRKALEISVGMSDEGLVDNIWDIKERWTLRRRSAKQCHRRLLTPK; encoded by the exons ATGGGTGAGACAGAGATGTCAAAAACAAACATAGATATCCACATGAACAAGGAAAATGGAAAACGCAGGGCGTTTGATTCAGCATTTTCTACATTTTTTGTGCAGCTTCCTCACAAGCTTCACAATTGTCTTAAG TCTCGGCTTCAAAGATTAGCTAAAGATATTGAAGGAGTAAACTCAGTGAACCCTGTCCTAAGAAAGGAGAAAGGATCATCTACAGCGTGGGAGGTTGATTTGGAAAAGCAAATGCAAGCATGGACAGAAAATCCATCATGGGTTGATCAATCTCCAGAAATAAAG GTCAGCGTACCAAAAGGTTCTCTTTGCAACCTTAATGTCAAAGTTAATGTTGGGCTGCCTCCAGATGCAGTATATAATATTGTGATCGATCCTGATAACAAGagggttttcaaaaatattaag GAAGTAATATCCAGAGAAGTTTTGGTCGATGAAGGTTCGAGGCAGGTGGTTGAATTGGAGCAGGCAGCCATATGGAGATTTCTTTGGTGGTCAGGAACCATCTCGGTTCATGTTTTAGTAGATCAAAACAGAGTAGATCACTCG ATGAAGTTCAAGCAAGTGAAAACGggatttatgaaaaaatttgaaggGTGCTGGAAAGTAGATCCTGTGTTTATTGATGAGAAAATCTGCTCTCCCTTTAAGCCTAAGACATGGGAACAGTATTGTGCATGTACCAAAGGCAAAGGAAGGGTAGGGTCAATAGTGAGCTTGGACCAACTTATTCAACCAGCCATTGTTCCACCTCCACCTATTTCCTGGTATCTTAGGGGAATAACAACCAAGACATCAGAGATGCTGATAAACGACATGCTTGCTGAAACTGCCAGAATTAGGGAAAGTTTAAACCCTGAAAAATCTCGCAAGGCGCTAGAGATATCTGTGGGAATGTCTGATGAAGGCCTAGTTGATAACATATGGGATATTAAAGAAAGATGGACCCTGCGTAGGAGAAGTGCAAAGCAATGTCATAGAAGGCTGCTGACTCCCAAATGA
- the LOC115982570 gene encoding probable nucleoredoxin 1 — translation MANGDVDNVSHDLISLLSSEERDYLVRNNGDQVKISNLIGKTVGLYFSGSWCGPCCHFTPNLVEVYEELLPKGDFEVVFISSDRNDESFNGYLAKMPWLAIPFSDSETRKRLKELFKVRGIPNLIFLDANGKVVTNQGVRIIGEYGVDGYPFTSERINFLKEEEENAKKNQSLSTILVHGSRSHLVSNDGNEVPIPELEGKTVGLYFSMKRLCLDFTPKLVEVYKKLKERGESFEIVLISLDDEENDFKEGFNTMPWLAVPFKDKCCEKLARYFDLESLPTLVVIGPDGKTLNPNVAELIEEHGTEAYPFTPEKLAELAEIEKARLEAQTLETILVSEESDFVIDKSGSKVLVSELVGKNILLYFSAHWCPPCRAFLPKLVKAYNEIKEKDNAFEIIFISSDRDQSSFDEFFAGMPWLALPFGDKRKSFLARKFKIQGIPAAVAIGPNGRTVTKEARQLITAHGADAYPFTEDHLKRLVEKTEEVAKEDEKKAEGSACDGGHCRKA, via the exons ATGGCAAACGGCGACGTTGACAACGTTTCTCATGATCTAATTTCGCTTCTCTCGTCTGAGGAGAGGGACTATCTAGTCCGTAACAACGGCGATCAg GTTAAAATCAGTAATTTGATAGGAAAGACAGTGGGGTTGTATTTCTCTGGCTCATGGTGCGGTCCATGTTGCCATTTCACTCCAAACTTGGTGGAAGTTTATGAAGAGCTCTTGCCTAAAGGTGACTTTGAAGTGGTCTTCATCTCTTCTGATAGGAATGATGAGTCATTCAATGGCTACTTGGCCAAGATGCCTTGGCTTGCTATTCCATTTTCAGATTCAGAGACCCGGAAACGCCTCAAGGAATTGTTCAAAGTGAGGGGCATCCCTAACCTTATCTTTCTTGATGCCAATGGGAAGGTTGTGACTAATCAAGGGGTCAGAATCATTGGGGAATACGGAGTGGATGGTTATCCATTTACTTCAGAAAGAATCAATTTCttgaaagaggaagaagagaatGCCAAGAAGAATCAGTCTTTGAGTACTATTTTGGTTCATGGCTCCCGCAGTCATTTAGTTTCCAATGATGGAAATGAG GTTCCTATACCTGAGCTTGAAGGCAAAACAGTTGGCttgtatttttcaatgaaaaggCTATGCCTTGATTTTACTCCGAAACTTGTGGAGGTTTATAAGAAACTCAAGGAGAGAGGAGAAAGTTTTGAGATTGTGTTGATATCTCTGGACGATGAAGAAAATGATTTCAAAGAAGGGTTCAATACAATGCCATGGTTGGCGGTGCCATTTAAGGACAAGTGCTGCGAAAAGCTTGCTCGTTACTTTGACCTTGAAAGTCTTCCTACTCTAGTTGTAATTGGGCCAGATGGGAAGACATTAAACCCAAATGTGGCTGAACTCATTGAGGAGCATGGTACTGAAGCTTACCCTTTTACTCCAGAGAAGCTTGCTGAGCTTGCTGAGATTGAGAAGGCTAGACTTGAAGCACAGACACTAGAAACAATTTTAGTTTCTGAGGAAAGTGATTTTGTGATAGACAAAAGTGGTTCCAAG GTCCTGGTATCTGAACTAGTTGGAAAGAACATTCTGCTCTATTTTTCAGCTCACTGGTGCCCCCCATGTCGCGCATTCCTGCCTAAGCTTGTAAAAGCATACAATGAGATCAAAGAAAAGGACAATGCATTTGAAATCATATTCATCTCAAGTGACCGTGATCAATCCTCGTTCGATGAATTCTTTGCAGGCATGCCTTGGTTAGCCCTCCCATTTGGTGATAAGAGGAAGTCATTTTTGGCACGCAAGTTCAAAATTCAAGGCATTCCTGCAGCTGTAGCTATCGGCCCCAATGGCAGGACAGTCACTAAGGAAGCCCGGCAGCTCATAACAGCTCATGGTGCAGATGCTTATCCATTCACCGAAGATCATCTGAAGCGTTTGGTGGAAAAGACTGAGGAAGTGGCAAAGGAAGATGAGAAGAAAGCAGAGGGATCTGCTTGCGATGGAGGTCACTGCCGTAAAGCTTGA
- the LOC115982571 gene encoding probable nucleoredoxin 1 — MADGGEENVTETVINDEAHDFSSLLSSSERDFLVRNTGDQVKIETLKGKKLALYFSASWCGPCRRFTPTLIEVYNELCSKGDFEVIFVSGDEDEESFKGYFSKMPWLAIPFSDSETRDRLDELFKVRGIPHCVILDEEGKVVSDNGVEIIREYGIEAYPFTQQKIKDLKDQEEAARKNQSLRSILVSSSRDFVISSDGKKVPVSELEGKTVGLYFSLFSYKACDVFTPKLDEVYEKLKAKGENFEIVLIPLEEDEESFNQGFKSLHWFALPVKDKSCQKLARYFELAALPTLVIIGPDGKTLQSNVAEAIDEHGVLAYPFTPERFTELAEVEKAKQEAQTLESILVSGDQDFVIGKDGVKIPVTDLVGKNILLYFSAHWCPPCRAFLPKLMDAYHKIKAKDDAFEVIFISSDRDQASFDEFFSGMPWLALPFGDPRKASLSRTFKVRGIPLLVAIGPSGKTVTIEARDIIMIHGADAYPFTDERLKEIEAQIEEMAKGWPEKLKHKLHEEHELVLARRRVYNCDGCDEKGQVWSYYCDKCDFDLHPKCALKEDKGANDDSKGEENPHEGWNCDGETCVKV; from the exons ATGGCAGATGGTGGTGAAGAAAACGTTACCGAGACTGTGATCAACGACGAAGCTCACGACTTTAGCTCGCTACTCTCTTCTTCTGAGAGAGACTTTCTTGTCCGCAACACTGGCGATCAG GTTAAAATTGAGACCCTGAAGGGGAAGAAGTTGGCATTGTATTTTTCAGCATCATGGTGTGGCCCCTGTCGCCGATTCACCCCAACGTTAATTGAGGTGTACAATGAACTCTGTTCAAAAGGTGATTTTGAGGTCATTTTTGTCTCGGGTGATGAAGATGAGGAGTCCTTCAAAGGGTACTTCTCCAAGATGCCATGGCTTGCAATCCCATTTTCAGATTCAGAGACACGTGATCGCTTGGATGAATTGTTTAAGGTTAGAGGCATACCCCACTGTGTAATCCTTGATGAAGAGGGGAAAGTTGTGAGTGACAATGGAGTTGAGATCATTCGGGAGTATGGAATTGAAGCGTACCCTTTCACACAACAAAAGATCAAAGATTTGAAAGATCAAGAGGAAGCAGCCAGGAAGAATCAGTCCTTGAGATCTATCTTGGTATCCAGCTCACGTGACTTTGTCATTTCATCTGATGGAAAGAAG GTGCCTGTCTCTGAACTTGAAGGAAAGACAGTAGGTCTGTATTTTTCATTATTCTCGTACAAGGCTTGTGATGTTTTTACTCCAAAACTTgatgaggtttatgaaaaattgaaagcaaAGGGAGAGAACTTTGAGATTGTGTTGATACCACTTGAAGAGGATGAGGAATCATTCAATCAAGGCTTCAAAAGCTTGCATTGGTTTGCACTACCTGTCAAGGACAAGAGCTGTCAAAAGCTAGCTCGGTACTTTGAGCTGGCAGCCCTCCCCACTTTGGTTATTATAGGGCCAGATGGGAAGACTCTTCAATCCAATGTTGCTGAAGCAATTGACGAACATGGGGTTCTGGCATACCCGTTCACGCCAGAAAGGTTCACAGAGCTTGCTGAGGTGGAGAAGGCAAAACAGGAAGCTCAAACCCTGGAGTCAATTTTGGTTTCAGGAGATCAAGATTTTGTCATTGGAAAAGATGGAGTCAAG ATTCCAGTAACAGATTTAGTGGGAAAGAACATCCTACTTTACTTCTCAGCACATTGGTGCCCTCCATGTCGCGCCTTTCTACCAAAACTTATGGATGCATACCACAAGATCAAGGCAAAGGATGATGCCTTTGAAGTGATTTTCATCTCTAGTGACAGGGACCAAGcctcttttgatgaattcttttCAGGGATGCCATGGCTAGCGCTTCCCTTTGGTGATCCTAGGAAGGCGTCCTTGAGTCGCACTTTCAAGGTCCGTGGCATTCCCCTGCTTGTAGCCATTGGACCAAGTGGCAAGACTGTCACAATAGAAGCTCGAGATATTATAATGATTCATGGGGCTGATGCTTATCCTTTTACTGATGAGCGGTTGAAGGAGATTGAGGCACAAATTGAGGAGATGGCAAAGGGGTGGCCTGAGAAGTTGAAACACAAACTCCATGAGGAGCATGAGCTTGTGCTTGCTCGTCGTAGGGTTTATAATTGTGATGGGTGTGATGAGAAGGGACAGGTCTGGTCATATTACTGTGACAAGTGTGACTTTGATCTTCATCCAAAGTGTGCCTTGAAAGAAGACAAAGGAGCCAATGATGATTCCAAGGGGGAAGAAAATCCTCACGAAGGATGGAACTGCGATGGAGAAACCTGCGTCAAAGTCTAA